Within Deinococcus actinosclerus, the genomic segment AGTCGGCGGTGGTGCTGGATGTCCGGCGCGGCCTGATAGGAGCGGGGCGTTACCCGGTGCGGTACCCGGGCCCGGGCCAGGCGGCACCCAGCCTGCGGGCCGCGACGGGCGAGTGGCCGGACGCGCTGGCCGGGTGCCCGGTGGTGGCCGCGCGGGGCGCGCCGGTCGCGTTGCTGCTCGGGCCGGACCGGGCGGACGAGGTGAGCGGCGTGACGCTGCGCGTGAACGGACAGGCGGCAGGCGCGTGCCTGCTCACGGCGTCCACCTTCACGGGGGCGAACGAGGCCGAGACGCGCGTGGGCCGGGGCGTGCTCGCGGCCCAGGGGGCGGCGCTGGCCCTGCCGGACGCGCCGCTACCGGCCGGGGCGGGCGTGCAGGTCAGCTTCGAGACGCCGCGCGGGCCGGTGTCGTGGGCGTTCCGCACGCAACCGTGACCGTCAGGAGACCGCGACCTGCGGGTCCCGGGGTACACTCCTGAGTGGCGAGCACGCCTCTCGCGCCCACCTGATCTCGGTGGGGCCGCGAAACGGAGACCCCATGAACATCACCCAGGACAAGGTTGTCGAACTCGACTACAAACTCACCGTGAACGGCGAGGTCATCGACCAGAGCGAACCCGGCGAGCCGCTGGTGTACCTGCAGGGCCACAGCAACATCATTCCCGGACTGGAGCGCGCCCTGGAAGGCAAGGCCGTCGGGGACGAGCTGCAGGTGACCGTGCAGCCCGAGGACGGCTACGGCGAGCGGGACGACGAGAACGTCGAGGAACTGTCCCGCGAGGACTTCGAGGACGACATCGAGGTCGGCGCGACGTACTACGCGCAGGACGAGGCCGGCAGCGTCATCCCCTTCACCGTGATGGACGTCAGCGGCGACACCGTCAAGGTGGACTTCAACCCGCCCCTGGCCGGCATGGTCCTGAACTTCGACGTGAAGGTCCTGAACGTCCGTGACGCGACGCCCGAGGAACTCGAGCACGGGCACGCGCACAGCGACGGTGACCACGACCACGAGTAAGCCCTGAACCGGAGCAGCGCCGCCCCCCGGCATGGGGGGGGCGGCGCTGCTCCGGTTCACCTACTCCTGATCGTCGTAGAGATGCAGGAGCATGGCCTCCGGGTCCCCGCCCGGGTGGTGGTGCCGGGCGACCAGCCGGGCCACGCGGGGCCGCGCCCCGGCATGCGCCAGCAGCCTTGCGCCGAGTTCCGGGTGGTGCGCGCGGATACCGACCGCCCCGACGGGCGGCAGCAGGCGTGTCAGCCGGTTGGGAATCAGGCCGACCAGCACGCGTTCCCACAGGTAGTAGGGGCGCAGGCTCTTGCCGCAGTCGTGCAGCAGCGCGGCGGCGACCAGTTCGGGGTCGGCGTGCGGGTGGTCGCGCAGCAGGTGCCGGGTGACGCGGCAGGC encodes:
- a CDS encoding FKBP-type peptidyl-prolyl cis-trans isomerase — translated: MNITQDKVVELDYKLTVNGEVIDQSEPGEPLVYLQGHSNIIPGLERALEGKAVGDELQVTVQPEDGYGERDDENVEELSREDFEDDIEVGATYYAQDEAGSVIPFTVMDVSGDTVKVDFNPPLAGMVLNFDVKVLNVRDATPEELEHGHAHSDGDHDHE
- a CDS encoding HD domain-containing protein, producing MPRRSLLARLRRKANGYAAKARRLLRSVNAEDAHPDDPWAEHLLTPAEQVVYRAMDPRDREHACRVTRHLLRDHPHADPELVAAALLHDCGKSLRPYYLWERVLVGLIPNRLTRLLPPVGAVGIRAHHPELGARLLAHAGARPRVARLVARHHHPGGDPEAMLLHLYDDQE